A single region of the Anaerostipes rhamnosivorans genome encodes:
- a CDS encoding DUF2752 domain-containing protein, with protein sequence MMDKIWTLIPAFPCVFKMVTHLYCPACGGTRAALAFIQMDFVTSLKCNPIFMYLVLVGGWVGIGALIRKAGRGTGSFFRFRMWMLYVGLVLFFGFGILRDIGLYFYHYDYLGDFY encoded by the coding sequence ATGATGGATAAGATATGGACACTGATCCCGGCCTTCCCCTGCGTTTTTAAAATGGTCACGCATCTTTATTGTCCGGCCTGCGGAGGCACCAGGGCGGCTCTCGCCTTTATACAGATGGATTTTGTTACTTCACTGAAATGCAATCCTATTTTTATGTATTTGGTGTTGGTTGGAGGCTGGGTTGGTATTGGTGCCCTGATCCGAAAGGCTGGGAGGGGTACCGGAAGTTTTTTCCGTTTCCGCATGTGGATGCTGTATGTGGGTTTGGTCCTGTTTTTTGGATTTGGAATCTTGAGGGACATAGGACTGTATTTTTATCACTATGATTATTTGGGAGATTTTTATTAG